The nucleotide window CAATAACAATCTTTCAATTTCACGAATCAGTGAGATAAATGGAGTCAGATGAAGACGATTTTGTTTTCTACGGAACGCCGATAGAGCGTGAGGATGATTCAATCAGTCGCAAGAAGAAGGCCATTGCCGAGTCCTCCGGTCAGCTCCGAACTCTCCCCGCTTGGAAGCAAGAGGTAAGCATTTACGCTTTCCACCGAAGTTCTGTTATGTCGGCATGAATTGATTGGGATTGGTTGTGAATGCACACTGCAAAAGACTAagggttttggttttgtttcttattgtgaaattaaaaatttgaagctGATTGTGTTTGTATCAAGGATCGGATTGAATTGTCTGAATTCTTGAGCTTGATTCGTTGAGGAGTTCAATTTTGTTGCAAACAGCTATGTTCCTTGAGATATTTGGTTAAAAGTGTAAAACATATTTACTcgagaaaaaataattgactAGAAGCTGTTGGAATATTAGTCTGAAGGTTGAAGTGATCCTTGTTAGTTGTTACAGTCTTCTTTTTGTACACTATAGTAGTTCTTCTGTGAGGCTGTTTTGGTTGTATGGTGCATTTATATTCGGAATTAACATTTCAACTTCTGTTGTGTTTGAACCCTATTCAAGGAAATGTAGTTGATTGCTTCTGTAGTTGTGAAGTGATGTGGTGTAAGCGGTTGGTAATAAAAGTTGGTTATTGGTCTTAATGTTTAAATTCATTGTTGAGGACCGATTAAAAAAGAGAATATTTTGGAATGACTTAACTAATGCTGCTTGATCCTAACCTAGCTTCATTACAAGTTTCATTTTATCATCTCCAGGTTAGAGATGAGGAAGGGCGGAGAAGATTCCATGGAGCGTTTACAGGAGGCTATTCTGCGGGTTACTATAATACAGTGGGCTCAAAGGAAGGTATAAGTTTGTGAGGAAGCCATAATGATCCtgttataaatttgaattttttaagggTATGGGTGTTAGCTTTATGAATACTGTGCAGGGTGGGCACCTCAGTCATTTAAATCATCAAGGAAGAACAGGGCTGAATTCAAAGAGCAGAAcatactgaattttctagatgaAGATGAGAAAACTGTATGTTGAATAATACAGTATAAATTTTTGtcttattatgatttttaacatatttatatgtatatgctTCAAAGTCCTCCTATTATAAGTTCACTTCTAAGGCAGTATAAATGTAGATATTAGAGGTGTGATACCAGGCAGATCCAGCATTTTACGCTAGAACAATTTCTTGCTGGATGTTTCTGTAAATATTGATTAGTTGTCTTCTATtaaacttaatatatttttttattcatttatgatCAATTTCATTGGTTCCTTTTTACACGCTTCTGCATCTTATGTTGTTTTCAATATCTTTTGCATGTGAAACTTTATCAATATTAGGGTAGCATACATTCATCCATATATCACCTTGAGATTTTGAAATATTACAAGTACCCACTTAATATGGAAAAAGTTAGAAGCATATCCTTTGATgaatacataaatttttttaatttttcataacaaaGGGAAGTTTGTTATCTTCTTGCAATTTTAGTTGCTATGGGGGCAGAGTGGGTGACctttgtaatatttaaaaatctcAGGAGAGGACTATGTATTTATCGTTAAACATTATGATGCTTCTAGGATAGGGATATACTCTTCTTTGCTTGCCTGAAGGAATCGCAACTAAAACTATGCTGTAAAAATGGTTATACTATCATTAACCCAACTACAACATTTCAATGATGTGGATGAAGTCAAGTAGGTAGGTTACTTGCACAATTGGTGGCTGGGGATTCAGTTTTTGCTAGtagattaagtttttttatgtgTTCTAACACACCCTTTACATGTATCATAGGAATTGGAAGGTCGTTTTTTGGGGACAACCTCACAGTTTGACACATTTGGTTTCACAGCTGCTGAAATTGCTCGCAAACAAGCTGAGAAGGAACAGAAACAGAGGTGCACTTTATTTCTCTAATTGTTATTATGGTCCTATGGTGGCAAATAACTTCTATAGGGAGGAAAACTATTTGTGCTAcctttttatccttttaaagaaaaaagttcCTTATccatagtaataaaaaaacaagagtGGATTTTAAAATGCTTTTGCTTCTCTAGAGCTTTAGTGTTTACATTATAATATGAGGTTTTACAGTCAAACTATCAATATGCACTCGTTTTTTTTGTGCCTGTTGATTCTCTTGTATTACAAAAATTGTGTGAGAAATGGAGTATTGTTCAGTATCTTTTTATGCTTGATCCATGGTAAATTTTCTTGggaaatttcttttataaatattcaaGGGATTGGAGAGCTTTGCTGTATTGATTTCTTCACTCTGTATTTGTGTTTAGTCCCTCTTTTGTTAAAGTGTATGctctctttttattatattttttttgaaagtggACTGATTCATCtaacaaataatgaaaaatttcaTTGTAAAGTCAATCAAAAAATGATTTCGTCTTTTCATCAAGTTACTGTGTTTGATCCCATTTTTGTATGAAGTGCCATGTACATTTTTAGTCTCTGGTATCACCTCAGCTAGTGCTTAAGTTTTAACCATTATTTAGTCTTGGTTAGTGAGCAAAGGGTGAGGTTTTTTATTCCCCGTTCCATCTTTAGTCAACAACACAACCATAGCAACAAGTCAACAACCATCACCAAACCTTTTCTCACTAGGTGGAGACGGCTACTTGGATCAAATGACACCATAAAGTTCTCTTGTAAATCATGTTTATAGAGAAAGTATTGACATTTAAGTTTTGATTTCATTTAAGCAAAGAGTGGGTGAACCTTGGTGCAATGGTAAGGTTGCTACCTTGTGACCTGGATGTCACTGATTTAAATCCTAGAAACAGCTTCCTTGCCTGCAGGGCTAAGGCTGTGTGCATTTATCCTCCTTAGACCCCACTCCACTAGGTGGGAATGAGCCTCATGCACTGGGCTGCCCTTTTTCATCTTCAGTAATGAGGAGGAATAGAAGATAAGGCATGCTAGTTATCTGTGTATATGCTTTTTGACTTTTAATTCAAATGGTTGTTAGGCTTACCAATAGTTTTTCATGGTTTTGGAAATAGTAAACAAAAGtttcactttttaatttctttttcctttgtgGTGGTAATGGTGAGAGTAATGTTTGAACTTCTGATCCCTTGAAATGTGATGCACTGTTATCTTTTGAGTTCAAAGAATTTAGAAGCTTGAAATTTCAATGCATTCATCCTTATCTCCTTGAAATAGTCTGATTTTCGTTCCTTTAATGAAAATACTCTCTGTGTGTCGCCATTCTCCATTTTTATATCTGAATATGTTACAGAACATGGATGTTTAATAAGCAATCATTATAATCTTTTGGGTAATTAACTAATTATCAATCTTATTCACGTGAATTGTAGCATTTTGTCCtcaaagcaaaatgcaaccGCTTTTTCTTTATTCTCCATAGTTtgccccttttttatttttgtttttgcttttgtaatttttctgaTTGGACTGTGCTTGTTTgcgtttttctttttcattgtaGGCCATCCATAATTCCTGGACCTGCTCCTGATGAAATAGTTGTTCCAGCCACTGAATCTGTTGGTCTGTTCCACTTAACTTGACTAACATCTTCtttaataatactttatttCTTACCCCCTTCATGTTTTTTAGGGGTAAAACTGCTCTTGAAGATGGGATGGAGTCATGGTCGCTCAATCAAGGATTCACATTCTGAGGCACTGTATGGTATGGCTTCCTATTACCATTAGTATTTAGTTATTTCCTCGTTGTCCATTTTATACTTTCTGATACAAATTCATCAAGAGGAGTGCTAGCGACACTCTCTCTGACACTCTCTTTATGATATTCTCtatgattggttgaaatttattgaaaatcaccAATTTTAGTAGGTTTTGcttctcatttaatataaattaggagagagaaacattaatttagaaacaaaacctactaaaattaatgattttcaataaattctaaCCAAtcacagagagagagagtatcCAAAAGAGTGTTAGAGAGAGTGTCGCTAGCACTCCTCAATTCACCAAATATAAGTTGGATTGTAAGGAAGAAGGGTTTGTAGGGGGCTGTTTGGtttgaaaaaatgttttgtttttattttctgttttcactttatttcctttttttagaagtttgtataggaaatagtaaaaaaaattatttttctatttttgtttttctttctcctttataAACTTCAGAAAACAGGAAACAAAGTGAAACAAAATGTTTTCTCAAACCAAAAACCCCCTTAAGTTTTACCccttttaattatcaattggtTTGTAGAAATCAGATTGTTGTTCTTCCTTTTTCTGGATAAAATCACAGGACCACATTAGTTTCAGATTCATGTGTTGCTGGACTTGGATCAAGATTCCTTTTTGTTCCCTTCCCTCATTTGTTAATTGcatttaatattgattttaatatatttatgattcTCTGAGATTCAATAGGTATTTGTGTAGATTGTTATGTATATGCTACAATTGCTTTCAGCACTATAAAGAAAAGTAATTTAGGAGAAAATTATAACAAGtgtataatattttcattagtTGTTTTAaggttttcatcttttttttttctttctagattCCAATTATGGTCCCCCTTTAATTCCTGATTCTCGATATTGGTccccttattttttttctgcaaTTTTAGTCTCCATATTTTAGAAAATCTGCAATTTTTGTACATTCCTTAATTTTTCATacatttatttcttctttttttttgcattttaatttccatatCACAATACTGTCACATCATTAATCAACCCTTAAAAACACTCAACTAATGCAAAATTAAGGATTGAACCAAAATTGCGAATGTTCTAAATCTGGGGATTAAAATTGCAGGAAATAAAGGGGGACCAAAGTCACCGATCGGCAATTAAAGGGGACCAGAATTGCAATTAAGTCCTTTTTTCCCTATTTggatgtttgtttttcttttagggAAATCTTTTCTAAAGGGCAAATCAATCTAATCCAAATAATTACATGCACCAATTTTCTATAGGATGGGAATGCAGTTTGCATTAATgctcttttaatttatattttcttcttttactatACACCTTACTGTCTTACTATAACCTTCCTTTCTTTCTGGTAGTTGTGATTTCCCTTTTATAATTGGGAAATGGGCCAGGTATTTACCTTCTTTTGTAGTATGGGCTTTTTGGTTGAGTTTTTAGAGTTGCTAGCTGGATTATGTTGTTCAAGAGTTTCACATTcatctttttgtttcttattgttctttttcttgaCCTTTCATCCTTTTCCTCCGAAATTACGCTTGTGTAATCCTCAGTCAGGCtttgtccatttttttttttggtaaagatTATATGAGCTATTTAAtttgttgtattatttttttgttatccagaaaatatattaatctaatataaaatttaatataaaatctttttcattttatgtttttgttcaaTTACAATCTAATTAACTAGGCTTCCATGCAATGATATCTCAGTTCATGTAATTGTACTGCCTGTGTAGATGCCAGAAGACAGGCCCGTAGAGCTTTCTTAGCATTTTCTTCTGATGATCCAAAAGTGAAGATTACTGAGACTGAACCCATCGAGGGTGATACTGAAAATTTTCCTGAGGAACCTGTGAATGacgatgtttggttttctaagAGCACACCTGTGAGAAGTTTCTGTTACCAATCATATATAAATGTAGTAGATTTCATATGATTATCTTCTAATAGCATTACCAATCATATATAAACCAGAAAGAAGCACACCCAAACATTTGTTTAATTGTTTAGTCCTTAGACTAAATTctgataaatgattaaaatgatTCCTTAGAGAAAGGTGAGGTATTTTtgcatataataaataattgtatCTTTGAGTTTCAACATCTGTTTTAGTAAAAGTTCCCTTCCTTGCTTTAAATTGGTGCCAATTGCGAGAGAAAGGGGGGAGGGGTGTCAGTTGACATTTAGACCACTCAATATTGCCTACAGAAAATGACTTCTATTGGCCTATTAGGCCTTCCCTCTAAATGATAAGAAATTATCATGTAGATTTTGCTTGCCAAATTTTGGAAAACTCAAACAAGCATAATGTGATCAGATGGttgatatttcaatatatttgaaAACTATATTGGtgttaattattataagataatAAGATAATGGGGTAAAAACAATCTTGAATTGCTGCATTATATGCATTATACAAACTTCCAATCCAATGGTGGATTGTGTTGAATATACCTCTCATTCCTCAACAAACAGAcgttttaattattatgattaaatttaGCAATTGTCTCCTATTTTAGCTGCTTGTAAGTACATTTGTATTGATAACAGGCATGTCTCATATACATCTTTTCTTCAGGTTTACGTACTTAACCCAAAGCAAGACCTGCATGGATTAGGTTTTGATCCTTATAAGCATGCTCCTGAGTTTAGAGGTATGCCTTTTTCTTGATCTATATGTGGAACCCGCTGATGTGGGTGCTAGAAATTCATATTTAACTTCGTTATCTCTGTTTTTTACAGAGAAAAAAAGATCACGCTTAGCCAGCAAGGGGGGACCTGGCTTCTCCACTAGAGATGGTCTTTTTGGTTTGAAGTGTAAGATACTTAAAAACTGAGTGTATGATAATCCATGATCTTATTTGCCACTTGCTGATTAATGTAATTCATTGTCACAAAAATATATTGCTCTAAGTTGATTTAACTCGCAGCATCCTTTCATCAGCAGGAAAGGCTGCCCCCGGTTTTGGTATTGGAGCTCTTGAGGAGCTTGATGCAGAGGATGAGGATGTCTATGCCACTGGTTAGTAGAATCATGAGTCATAAATTTATCAAATCACAAGATTCAGATACACAAAAGTTGCCTAAAACAACATAACCATAAGTTtcataaaacaaaatcataagTCATAAGTGAATCCTGCTATCAATTTATATAGaagctaataaataaaaagcccATGTATAAGTAACCAAGGGAACTCATGAATCATAATTCTTTGTGTTCCTACTAAATGGCAGTTCATCTAAAGTGCACTAAACCACATTGTTTGGGGACATTAAACGATAGTTACATTTGATGTGTAATCTATTGTGAAGAATGATACAATGTTCTCATCAAGTAATAGCTTTGTTCCCTTTCTTTAACTTAAAGCCACATAATGTAGTCAAAAGAATGAAAACAGAGCAATGTTAACCAAATAAGATGCATAGAGTGAGCAAGTGACTATGTGAAGCCTCTGTAATTCAGAAGAATGAAAATGGAGTTATGGAACAACCATATAGGGTGCAAAGAGTGTTGAATCCCCTTAGAAGAATAAAAACAATGTAATGAAATAATCAAATAGGATTCATTTAGTAGTGatcattttgttctttttcatttatagtgtgattaaaaaaactatGGCTTGGGGTATTCGGGTGTTTTGGTTGAAATTGAGTTCTTCTACATGAGCTTATGCATCaaaaataaactcaagcccaatcTCGATCTGAAGGCCTGAATAAGTTATTCATTATTATAATGTATAAGAGGGGTTTAATGGATAAGAAGTTTATGCAATATAGTACTTGCACCACAACTAATAAAGTCATATTGTATTAACTTATCATATCTGATTTCACTTGTTTGGGCTCTTAGTGATGTTTTTTGTCTGTAGAATACTAGAAGTAGTGCTTCCTTCTGAGGACCCACTTTCAGCTTTCATGTTTTAGATAATGATTGTTTTCCCCATATGGATGTTTatatgctttaatttttttaagagaacaaTTTCTTTGAGGTAATCTTGAGAGTGTAAATGTTCTCctataaaaatgagaaaaaataggCATAATGTTTTTctctgttttgttttgttttttaaggtTACGAATTTGAAGATGCTTATGTTCAAGAAGTTGAAGAACCTTTGACATTGAGATTAGAAAACCAGAGAAAAGAAGTTGAAGAACCTTCGACGCTGAGATTAGAAAGCCATAGAAAAAAAGAGCAGAAGGACCAGGGTGATCTGCCTGGTTTTAGAGTTGCATCCAATTCTGACTATAAAATGGAAAGGTTACAGAAGCAGTTTATTGCCAAACTATTAAACTGatatggttttttatttttaaaattctatattATAACTTTTATTGTTTCACATTTCTATTAACCCCTGATTTGGGTTAGTAGTAATTCTAGGGCCGAGGGATTTAATAGCATAAATACCATTTTAACAGTTTTTGGGTTATGAATTCTATATATGCTTATCTGTTTAATTCCTTTgcctattttgtatttatacgATTGCACATTAAACCATAATTGTATAAACTGATTTTTAGATTTGAGGCTCCTCTGATCCCTAAGGATTTTGTGCCCCACCATGAATTTTCTGGACCTCTCGACATTAACCGCAAGAGCTATGAAGTCAATCCACCAGATGTTCCTCCTCCAGAGGATGGaaatttaaaactattaattGAGGGGGTTGCAAATCTGGTAGCTAAATGTGGTAAATTATATGAGGATTTATCAAGAGAAAAGAATCAATCAaatccgttgtttaattttctttctggAGGAACTGGCCATGAATATTATGCAAGGAAATTGTGGGAGGCACAACAGAAACACAATAATCAGACTAGTCGGCAATTGGATAGAAAAATGCCTCCCAGTGTGCAGAGGCTAACAGCTGAGAGTCGAGGCCAGATCTTAGGGGAAAAACCTCTAGAAAAAAGCTCCCAAGATCTATCCTCGTCTGTTGCTTCTACAGATATTCATCTCCAATTTAATCTTACTGATACATTTATCGAGTCTGCATCACTTGTAAGTAGCATAATCTTTCTGCATTAAAgtcttaattagaaaattataaatatttctgtATTGCTTCCAGTAGTTTGGTTGGCCAACCAGATTGTGCCTTCAACTCAGATAATTAATTCCCTTGACACGATTTTTAGATTCCTTTCTGTGGAATCTTAATGATAAGGATATAGTTGAACCTTTGATGGCCAGACTTTTGGCACAGTGGTCACTGCCCATACCATTAGGCTTGGGGTTATACTGGTTTCTGTACATATtctaagaatttaaaaaatgtgattttaacCTCCCCCTTTTGCAGAGACCTCTGTTCCTTCCCCAGACTGTAAATACCCCCAAAAAAATGGATCTTTACTCAtctttgtttccttatttttgAGCCAGAGTGAGTTAATGAATGTGGAAAAGCCTTTCAAAGATGATCCTGCAAAGCAAGAAAGATTTGAGCAGTTTCTTAAGGAGAAATATAAAGGGGGATTACGCTCTGCTAGTTCTAGTTTAGCTGGTGATATGTCAGAAGTTGCTCGTGCTCAAGAGAGACTAAGTTTTGAGGCTGCAGCTGAGGCAATAGAAAAGGGACGACAGGTCAGGGGAAGCAAGCCTTTAATTCCATCTTCCGTGGATTTTATCCCAGGTGGTGTTATGCAGTTTACTTCTGGTGAAGTAAAGGTAATGACTAAGGtgatgttccttttgtttcTTTCCCTATAGCTTTGGCTAATCTTATTTGATGTATCCTGTGCTAACAGCCCAA belongs to Glycine soja cultivar W05 chromosome 5, ASM419377v2, whole genome shotgun sequence and includes:
- the LOC114411753 gene encoding G patch domain-containing protein TGH-like — translated: MESDEDDFVFYGTPIEREDDSISRKKKAIAESSGQLRTLPAWKQEVRDEEGRRRFHGAFTGGYSAGYYNTVGSKEGWAPQSFKSSRKNRAEFKEQNILNFLDEDEKTELEGRFLGTTSQFDTFGFTAAEIARKQAEKEQKQRPSIIPGPAPDEIVVPATESVGVKLLLKMGWSHGRSIKDSHSEALYDARRQARRAFLAFSSDDPKVKITETEPIEGDTENFPEEPVNDDVWFSKSTPVYVLNPKQDLHGLGFDPYKHAPEFREKKRSRLASKGGPGFSTRDGLFGLKSGKAAPGFGIGALEELDAEDEDVYATGYEFEDAYVQEVEEPLTLRLENQRKEVEEPSTLRLESHRKKEQKDQGDLPGFRVASNSDYKMERFEAPLIPKDFVPHHEFSGPLDINRKSYEVNPPDVPPPEDGNLKLLIEGVANLVAKCGKLYEDLSREKNQSNPLFNFLSGGTGHEYYARKLWEAQQKHNNQTSRQLDRKMPPSVQRLTAESRGQILGEKPLEKSSQDLSSSVASTDIHLQFNLTDTFIESASLSELMNVEKPFKDDPAKQERFEQFLKEKYKGGLRSASSSLAGDMSEVARAQERLSFEAAAEAIEKGRQVRGSKPLIPSSVDFIPGGVMQFTSGEVKPKKDLQAEDILKKKMYPKREEFQWRPSPLLCKRFDLIDPYMGKPPPAPRIRSKMDTLIFTSDSVKGAKVDEPVTSKKDISPLQLSTNKDITISITENEMEGDVEVENIERPVDLYKAIFSDDSDDEGPSNRRVENQEKKAEVANTALSRLIAGDFLESLGKELGIEVPPDMPYAMQKSRNVAPQKDIFNEDARTDILKSENNGVMSLNHDLPNDQQHIAHEGGPSKGDDTIDGNMLESSINKTKGTSSQDNDSCSEERSKKQSNREKYNEYRKDKTPVTHGWDYSSSSKLEEERSRKCSRHHRHKKRHAGSHSSSDDDRRDRHSSRSKGRRKGSSQEKSRSEKHSKHHKHRKHESPNRSSRYSKEKDNSHSRKEKRRGE